A window from Kovacikia minuta CCNUW1 encodes these proteins:
- a CDS encoding DUF6888 family protein, giving the protein MYLPVYIVRIDERTEDIFFLGGEETAILISQNGRWEYI; this is encoded by the coding sequence ATGTATTTGCCAGTCTACATTGTTCGAATTGATGAGCGAACGGAGGATATCTTTTTTCTGGGTGGCGAGGAAACTGCAATTTTAATCTCTCAAAACGGACGTTGGGAGTATATCTAA
- a CDS encoding zinc-dependent dehydrogenase — protein sequence MKAQVFRGVNQLSYEEIPTPEVLPDEVLVKVQVVGLCQSDIKKIRYPLYNPPRIFGHETAGTIAAVGAEVKDWQVGDRVVVLHHIPCMYCAYCLNDNFSMCEVYKNITTTAGFAPSGGGFAEYVKVPGHIVRQGGLMTIPDPVTFEQASFVEPTNCCLKAVKKAQVQPGETVLITGAGPIGLMFIMLVKYFGARAIATDLLPNRIEKALSVGADAAFDARDPELPTKIQSLTQGMGVDTSLLAVPSEKAFFQALDCTRKGGKILFFAEFPDEVEIPLNPNILYCREIDLMGSYSSSYRVQALAADIVFNQRIDVDALVSDRYPLKDLAAAVEQAVSPSSETYKILIYP from the coding sequence ATGAAAGCGCAGGTGTTTCGGGGAGTTAATCAACTGAGTTACGAAGAGATTCCGACGCCGGAGGTTTTGCCGGATGAGGTGTTGGTCAAGGTTCAGGTGGTGGGGCTGTGTCAATCGGATATTAAAAAGATTCGCTATCCGCTCTACAATCCGCCGCGCATTTTTGGGCATGAAACGGCTGGGACGATCGCTGCCGTTGGCGCTGAGGTGAAAGACTGGCAGGTGGGCGATCGGGTGGTTGTTTTGCACCACATTCCTTGCATGTATTGTGCCTATTGTTTGAATGACAATTTCTCGATGTGCGAGGTCTACAAAAACATCACCACCACCGCAGGCTTTGCCCCCAGTGGGGGTGGGTTTGCCGAGTATGTCAAAGTGCCAGGGCATATCGTGCGCCAGGGTGGACTGATGACTATTCCCGACCCTGTTACTTTTGAGCAGGCAAGTTTTGTCGAGCCGACCAACTGTTGTCTGAAGGCAGTCAAAAAAGCTCAGGTACAGCCAGGAGAGACTGTTTTGATTACCGGAGCCGGGCCCATCGGGTTGATGTTTATTATGCTGGTGAAATACTTTGGAGCACGGGCGATTGCCACCGATCTGCTTCCTAACCGCATTGAAAAAGCCCTCAGTGTCGGAGCCGACGCCGCTTTTGACGCCCGCGACCCCGAACTGCCTACCAAAATTCAATCCCTCACGCAAGGTATGGGCGTTGATACCAGTTTGCTGGCAGTTCCCAGTGAAAAGGCTTTCTTCCAAGCCCTGGATTGCACCCGTAAGGGCGGCAAAATTTTGTTCTTTGCCGAGTTTCCGGATGAAGTCGAAATTCCGCTCAATCCCAACATTCTTTACTGTCGCGAAATTGACCTGATGGGGAGCTACAGTTCCTCCTACCGGGTGCAGGCATTAGCCGCAGATATTGTATTCAATCAACGCATTGATGTGGATGCACTGGTGAGCGATCGCTATCCCCTCAAAGACCTGGCAGCCGCCGTAGAGCAGGCAGTTTCTCCCAGTTCCGAAACCTACAAAATTTTGATCTATCCCTGA
- a CDS encoding TonB-dependent receptor plug domain-containing protein, with amino-acid sequence MSSSILLLGLGGGLDANLGEGAIAEPAPVSMTRSVCWNQNIDQQKFKSQMLRLREREFPSRIARLLMQDNFAQAIPLEAPERVIEEEELEEEEIVVEGQKPPSSGSTPLYVITEDEIQRHGANSAAEVLRGLPGFAINDAGFGADIHTGTYYRGSTINQNLFLLNGRPLGTNINTYHGATDLNSIPVEALEKVELSSGTASTLYGSEAFGGIVNFVTKAGGGPTKFNTQVQFGSYGQENYRASLIGAIDALNYILSFEKFSADNRYRVPIGAANRGPDGRLFNGDTDVTNYYGGLALQIDPRNTLSLDAYKITSRRGLLYFGFPLQRDRLNHDALSLGLSWKALVGGGNDSTLTTTVGLNQDYFNTYGPTQSIFYRQGTLDSKALTARVEHNWQVVPSYHVRYGLDLQNQNLEGEALSTLPQLRGLNQEEKRDRLNAALFALNTWKIIDAVQVEFGLRQNFNTEFGDSLNPSFGARWNITPRLGLRGSWVSVRRNPGLDQLYIFDTVHNWLPNPNLEPETGSAWTAGLDLQLAANLTGQLTYFGSRLSDRLGIVAGRWENIGLVNTNGLEVALRWEVTRQLSTFINYTYTDARIASGAETGLQLSTVPFSVGQAGIGYDAGGWQVNLYATYSSGSRRALFTNPGDNPRDFSPSWLNLDLNARIPLFKNVAFLVYLENLADRTYEKANRIYQPGLTFRLGLTASF; translated from the coding sequence TTGTCATCTAGTATTTTGCTACTAGGGTTAGGGGGAGGGCTGGATGCGAACTTAGGAGAAGGGGCGATCGCAGAACCTGCCCCTGTTTCGATGACTCGATCGGTCTGTTGGAACCAAAATATAGACCAGCAAAAATTCAAATCTCAGATGCTTCGCCTGCGGGAACGAGAGTTTCCCAGCAGGATTGCCAGACTTTTGATGCAGGACAATTTTGCCCAGGCAATTCCTCTAGAGGCTCCAGAGCGTGTAATAGAAGAAGAGGAATTAGAAGAAGAAGAAATTGTGGTAGAAGGGCAGAAACCACCCAGTTCCGGTTCTACGCCACTTTATGTGATCACGGAGGATGAAATTCAGAGGCATGGCGCAAACAGCGCAGCCGAAGTTCTCAGGGGTTTGCCCGGATTTGCGATCAATGACGCTGGATTTGGGGCGGATATCCACACAGGTACCTACTACCGGGGCAGCACAATTAACCAAAACCTGTTTCTGCTCAACGGCAGACCGCTAGGCACCAACATCAACACCTATCATGGTGCGACTGACCTGAACAGCATTCCGGTTGAGGCGTTGGAAAAGGTGGAACTATCCAGCGGTACTGCTTCTACGCTTTATGGCTCAGAAGCCTTTGGGGGGATTGTTAACTTCGTCACCAAGGCTGGCGGTGGACCAACGAAATTCAATACCCAGGTGCAATTTGGCTCCTATGGTCAGGAAAATTACCGTGCCAGCCTGATTGGTGCGATCGATGCGCTCAACTATATCCTCAGTTTTGAAAAATTCTCCGCCGATAATCGTTATCGTGTTCCGATCGGAGCAGCAAATCGGGGACCGGACGGACGGCTATTCAATGGGGATACGGATGTCACCAACTACTATGGCGGACTTGCCCTCCAAATTGACCCCAGAAATACACTCAGCCTGGATGCCTATAAAATTACCAGTCGGCGGGGACTACTTTATTTTGGATTTCCCCTCCAACGAGATCGCCTCAACCACGACGCTCTCAGCCTTGGCTTATCCTGGAAAGCATTGGTTGGCGGTGGAAACGATTCCACCTTGACCACAACCGTTGGATTGAATCAGGACTATTTCAATACCTACGGTCCGACCCAATCCATTTTCTACCGTCAGGGCACGCTCGACTCAAAAGCCCTGACTGCAAGGGTAGAACACAACTGGCAGGTTGTGCCCAGCTATCACGTGCGTTATGGCTTAGACCTGCAAAATCAAAACCTGGAAGGGGAGGCGTTGAGTACCCTCCCCCAATTGAGAGGGCTAAATCAAGAGGAAAAGCGCGATCGCTTGAATGCTGCCCTGTTTGCCCTTAACACCTGGAAAATCATCGACGCAGTTCAGGTGGAATTTGGGCTTCGGCAAAACTTCAACACAGAGTTTGGCGACTCCCTCAATCCCAGTTTTGGCGCACGGTGGAACATTACCCCCAGGCTGGGTCTGCGGGGAAGTTGGGTTTCTGTACGCCGCAACCCTGGGCTTGACCAACTCTATATTTTTGACACGGTTCATAACTGGTTACCCAACCCAAACCTGGAGCCGGAAACTGGGTCTGCCTGGACTGCGGGACTTGATCTCCAACTCGCCGCCAATTTAACCGGGCAGTTGACCTACTTTGGTAGCCGCCTCAGCGATCGCCTCGGCATTGTGGCAGGACGCTGGGAAAATATCGGACTGGTGAACACTAACGGGCTAGAAGTTGCCCTACGCTGGGAGGTCACCCGGCAACTGTCTACCTTTATTAACTACACCTACACCGATGCCCGGATTGCCAGCGGGGCAGAAACAGGATTGCAACTCAGTACCGTTCCCTTCTCAGTGGGACAGGCGGGCATTGGCTATGACGCTGGTGGCTGGCAGGTCAACCTGTACGCAACCTACTCCAGCGGTTCCCGAAGAGCCTTGTTCACCAATCCGGGAGACAATCCCAGGGATTTTTCACCCTCCTGGCTGAACCTGGACCTCAATGCCCGCATTCCCCTATTCAAAAATGTGGCATTCCTGGTCTACCTGGAAAATTTGGCGGATAGAACCTACGAAAAAGCAAATCGGATTTATCAACCGGGATTGACCTTCCGCCTGGGACTAACCGCAAGTTTTTGA
- the istA gene encoding IS21 family transposase yields the protein MPGKLIETYQVRVYMNARELGLTQAEAAYVAQFSERSGQRIESGDYQPNRGKVRAWRTSADPLAEVWESELEPMLRAQPKLKPMTLFEYLQTKYPGKYPQVLRTLQRRVATWKALHGSAPEVMFELRHEPGRLGFSDFTELKGIEITLNGQPFEHLIYHYRLGYSGWQYAQIIQGGESFIALSEGLQNALFACGGAPKQHRTDSLSAAYRNLGGVRNKPLTRLYDDLCHHYRMQPTRNNTSIAHENGSIESPHGHLKNRIEQALLLRGSYEFSSIAEYQALINQAVDRLNAQHTEKIEAEKAYLQPLPQGRVADYEILTARVSCHSTIDVRCVLYTVPARLIGRQLELHLYHDRIVEYLHRQQVVELPRIRTSGTGKRRARCINYRHVAEGLRRKPRAFLYCTWQQDLLPNEQWQHLWQQMKTQFDLDTAAVLMVESLYIAAADDKESQVAEY from the coding sequence ATGCCTGGAAAACTGATTGAAACTTATCAAGTCAGAGTGTACATGAATGCCCGAGAACTCGGTTTAACTCAAGCCGAAGCGGCTTATGTTGCCCAATTTTCAGAACGCAGTGGACAACGCATTGAATCTGGGGACTACCAACCAAACCGGGGAAAGGTGCGAGCGTGGCGAACGAGTGCCGACCCGTTAGCGGAGGTGTGGGAAAGTGAACTAGAGCCAATGCTGCGAGCGCAACCAAAGCTCAAACCGATGACACTGTTCGAATATCTGCAAACAAAATACCCTGGCAAGTACCCGCAGGTGCTGCGAACCCTACAGCGACGAGTGGCAACATGGAAAGCGCTGCATGGGTCAGCCCCAGAAGTGATGTTTGAGTTGCGGCATGAACCAGGGAGGCTGGGATTTTCCGACTTCACCGAGTTAAAGGGGATTGAGATCACCCTCAATGGTCAGCCGTTTGAGCATTTAATCTATCACTATCGTCTGGGATACAGTGGCTGGCAATATGCCCAAATTATCCAAGGTGGGGAGAGTTTCATTGCGCTCTCCGAAGGCTTACAAAATGCTCTGTTTGCCTGTGGAGGTGCGCCAAAGCAGCACCGTACCGATAGTTTGAGTGCCGCCTATCGAAACCTGGGGGGTGTTCGGAACAAACCCTTAACGCGGTTGTATGACGATCTGTGCCACCACTATCGGATGCAACCGACGCGAAACAACACCAGCATTGCCCATGAGAATGGGTCGATTGAGTCTCCCCATGGACACTTGAAGAATCGCATTGAGCAAGCCTTGCTGCTGCGCGGGAGTTATGAGTTCAGCAGCATTGCCGAGTATCAAGCCTTGATTAACCAGGCGGTCGATAGACTTAACGCCCAGCACACCGAGAAGATTGAGGCTGAAAAAGCCTATTTGCAACCCTTGCCCCAAGGACGGGTCGCCGATTACGAAATCCTCACCGCCCGTGTGAGTTGCCACAGCACGATTGATGTGCGCTGTGTGTTGTATACCGTGCCTGCCCGACTGATTGGACGGCAACTTGAACTCCATCTATATCATGACCGGATTGTCGAGTATTTACATCGCCAGCAGGTGGTGGAGTTGCCTCGCATTCGAACCAGTGGCACAGGCAAACGACGTGCTCGGTGTATCAACTACCGACATGTGGCTGAAGGACTCAGGCGCAAGCCCCGAGCATTCTTGTACTGCACCTGGCAACAGGACTTACTGCCCAATGAGCAATGGCAACACCTGTGGCAACAGATGAAAACGCAGTTTGACCTCGATACCGCCGCTGTCCTGATGGTTGAAAGCTTGTATATTGCGGCTGCCGATGACAAAGAATCTCAGGTTGCCGAATACTGA
- the istB gene encoding IS21-like element helper ATPase IstB, which translates to MTNSCPPPPQPSPYQSLSLHLKQLHLSHMLVHWETLEAQAMQESWSYAQFLLALCELEAQRRWSARLQRALSQAQLPNAKTLSNFDFSWCPKFNPAPLMQLADDSTWLTRAENLLLFGSSGVGKTHLAAGVARRMVEFGKRVKFCSAIALVQHLQHSKLQLQLQSTLKKLDRFDLLVLDDLGYVKKSEAETSVLFELIAHRYERKSLLITANQPFSQWDAIFSDSMMTVAAVDRLVHHALIVEIQADSYRKQAAVAKSVDSNKPAANPQ; encoded by the coding sequence ATGACCAACTCCTGTCCCCCACCGCCCCAACCCAGCCCTTACCAAAGCCTAAGTCTACACCTCAAGCAATTGCACCTCTCCCACATGCTGGTTCATTGGGAAACCCTCGAGGCTCAGGCGATGCAGGAGAGTTGGTCCTACGCGCAGTTCTTGCTGGCTCTTTGCGAATTGGAGGCTCAGCGTCGCTGGAGTGCTCGCCTGCAAAGAGCCTTAAGCCAAGCCCAACTGCCAAACGCAAAAACCCTTTCCAACTTTGACTTTTCCTGGTGTCCAAAATTCAATCCTGCCCCCTTAATGCAACTGGCAGACGATTCTACCTGGCTCACACGGGCGGAGAATCTGTTGCTCTTTGGCAGCAGTGGCGTGGGAAAAACGCATTTGGCTGCAGGTGTAGCTCGTCGCATGGTGGAGTTTGGTAAACGCGTCAAGTTCTGCTCCGCCATCGCCCTGGTGCAACATCTGCAGCACTCAAAACTGCAATTGCAACTGCAATCCACCCTCAAAAAGCTCGACCGCTTTGACTTGCTAGTACTCGATGACCTGGGCTATGTCAAAAAGTCAGAAGCCGAAACCTCCGTTCTATTTGAACTCATTGCCCATCGGTATGAGCGTAAGAGCTTACTGATTACGGCTAATCAACCCTTCAGTCAGTGGGATGCCATCTTTTCCGATTCCATGATGACCGTTGCAGCCGTAGACCGATTAGTTCATCATGCCCTCATTGTCGAGATTCAAGCCGATAGTTATCGTAAGCAAGCAGCGGTGGCCAAGTCAGTAGATTCCAACAAACCAGCAGCAAATCCTCAATAA
- a CDS encoding DUF4351 domain-containing protein yields MQSRIQQLPSPKLEELADALLDFASVSDLLTWLQANA; encoded by the coding sequence TTGCAATCCCGAATACAGCAGCTACCCAGCCCAAAACTAGAGGAACTGGCAGATGCGCTGTTAGATTTTGCCAGCGTTAGTGATCTACTCACCTGGTTGCAGGCAAATGCGTAA
- a CDS encoding LexA family protein: MFIITVPAGFPSPAADFIEGRLDLNRHLIHHPSATFFVRVKGNSMIGAGINPGDLLIVDRALEATSGRVIIAAINGELTVKRLHREQGKLYLIPENPNYQPIAIDPAMEFEVWGVVITVIHPV, translated from the coding sequence TTGTTCATCATCACGGTTCCGGCTGGATTCCCTTCCCCAGCAGCGGATTTTATCGAAGGCAGACTCGACCTGAATCGCCATCTGATTCATCATCCATCGGCAACCTTCTTTGTCCGAGTCAAGGGTAATTCGATGATTGGGGCAGGCATCAATCCAGGGGATCTACTCATCGTCGATCGCGCCCTGGAAGCTACCTCTGGCAGGGTAATCATCGCTGCCATTAATGGCGAGTTAACCGTCAAGCGGCTGCATCGAGAGCAGGGAAAACTGTACCTGATTCCAGAAAACCCCAACTACCAGCCAATCGCCATCGACCCGGCAATGGAGTTTGAAGTCTGGGGCGTTGTGATCACTGTGATTCACCCGGTGTGA
- a CDS encoding DUF4351 domain-containing protein, producing the protein MNKTLEVMLEALLESNELKQTRVYQEAQQEAIATTALRQLKHRFGEIDPELESQIRALAIAQVEELTEALLDFSTTTDLITWLQAHK; encoded by the coding sequence ATGAATAAAACGCTTGAGGTGATGTTAGAAGCATTGCTGGAATCGAACGAACTCAAACAAACCAGAGTCTACCAGGAAGCACAGCAGGAGGCGATCGCAACCACTGCACTGCGACAGCTAAAACATCGCTTTGGAGAAATCGACCCGGAGCTTGAATCTCAGATCCGTGCATTGGCTATCGCTCAGGTAGAAGAACTCACCGAAGCACTCCTGGATTTCTCCACAACCACTGACCTCATCACCTGGCTCCAGGCTCACAAGTAA
- a CDS encoding Rpn family recombination-promoting nuclease/putative transposase, with translation MKTDSLFYRIFQTSPNAFFDLIGTPNPRGAIYRFTSEEVKQTSFRIDGILTPPPNTPDQPLYFIEVMGYRDRKGDLYPGFFSEIFLYLNRYRPQNDWRAVLIFTQRRLDPGLPIHYTDFDNGTRFQRIYLDELPEQLGVSKASLIETCSLELGILYLVGAEKDVAAEQARRLIARANQESADAASQQKILELISTVLVYKYPELSRQEIETMLGLNELKQTRVYQEALEEGREEGRQREATLVLRLLNRQVGNVEPELQPRIQQLSTDQLEELGEALLDFSTLADLITWLQAHE, from the coding sequence TTGAAGACTGATAGCCTCTTTTATCGCATCTTCCAGACCTCCCCTAACGCCTTCTTCGACCTGATTGGCACCCCCAACCCCCGCGGTGCCATCTACCGCTTCACCTCCGAAGAAGTCAAACAAACCAGCTTTCGCATCGACGGCATCCTCACCCCACCGCCCAACACTCCAGATCAGCCCCTCTACTTCATCGAAGTCATGGGCTACCGCGATCGCAAAGGCGACCTCTACCCTGGCTTCTTCAGTGAGATTTTTCTTTACCTCAATCGCTACCGTCCACAAAACGACTGGAGAGCCGTTCTCATCTTCACCCAGCGCCGCCTTGACCCTGGCTTACCCATCCACTACACCGACTTCGACAACGGTACCCGATTTCAACGCATCTATCTGGATGAACTGCCTGAACAGTTGGGCGTTAGCAAAGCCTCTCTTATAGAAACCTGCTCCTTGGAACTTGGTATTCTTTACCTGGTCGGTGCGGAGAAGGATGTTGCAGCCGAACAAGCCAGACGATTGATCGCTCGTGCCAACCAAGAGAGTGCTGATGCAGCCAGTCAGCAAAAGATTCTAGAATTAATCAGTACCGTTCTGGTTTATAAGTATCCCGAACTAAGCAGACAGGAGATTGAAACAATGCTGGGATTAAACGAACTCAAGCAAACCAGAGTCTACCAGGAGGCATTGGAGGAAGGTCGAGAAGAGGGAAGACAGCGTGAAGCGACATTAGTCTTGCGCCTGCTCAATCGCCAGGTTGGGAATGTTGAGCCAGAGTTGCAACCGCGAATTCAACAGCTTTCAACCGATCAACTAGAAGAATTAGGCGAAGCCCTGTTAGATTTCTCGACTCTAGCAGACCTAATAACCTGGCTTCAGGCTCATGAATAA
- a CDS encoding DUF559 domain-containing protein has protein sequence MQNTLVSDSQLTGRVEADFMVFYQGRCLILEVDGEHHMEGEQTIRDYARDRVLLRSGIPTVRFTAKDCMIRPREVVSEFLSILMQKD, from the coding sequence TTGCAAAATACTTTGGTCAGTGATAGCCAGCTAACCGGACGAGTGGAAGCCGATTTCATGGTGTTTTATCAGGGTCGATGCCTCATTTTAGAAGTGGATGGGGAACACCACATGGAGGGGGAGCAAACGATTCGAGACTATGCCCGCGATCGTGTCCTACTTCGCTCTGGAATTCCCACCGTTCGCTTCACTGCTAAAGATTGCATGATTCGCCCTCGTGAAGTGGTTTCAGAGTTCTTATCAATTTTGATGCAAAAAGATTGA